From the genome of Myripristis murdjan chromosome 22, fMyrMur1.1, whole genome shotgun sequence, one region includes:
- the ktn1 gene encoding kinectin isoform X3 gives MAVDIYDSQYLLILAPSLVIALMFLFFWLFMKETSYDEVLARQKRDLKLPSSKPDTRKKNEKKKSKKKESVSAGGGGGGGGGGESEEDLRDFDVADAASSSTPEVEEEPAPMILPVPTPPVAMTVSTEAPAGLRERKKKEKKAAKAAAAAAAATPPPEEPEMNGSKPASRKAEPPLAVSKQPSPPSPQPESQAQVQAPAQAQTPPQISGKKKEKKKQKAEAVDDQQPETKVEQAPVLVKKEAPLMAETKALDGTPPISTSGKKKNYAKKQKTESVDESHVLADSAASANHQAAHNDDMPAKASGKKQKNETDKENTEVKLKELLSGLASLALSEAEAVSVMALLREKSPNALDAWHKSAARADPAAQERERLLTTLQEEASIAKDKVKQLSQELQVEKQKTSRAEAMMREQRAAMEKELGSMQAKAQGSYQEVQTMQIKFQQVREQLESQITRLQQENGILRDAVSSATNQMESKNSAELNKLRSEYAGLMKELAENNNKLQQEEHQWKSLEVSYKQNVSQLEAQLQDAKRRWEELQNYLHSVNTEREKLQAAKQELQTQLLAVETEMSNKNKEIQTLHSSLTDAIVSKERVEQKVMQLLEASQHSMPDDSLQAQVQELLNENKGLKVQNETLQVQNENLQAQITSQATHVSHFEELQKLLAEKELQRKSLEDSLNAERSSGASRETNMQAMHNENMSLKAELQNLQAQIAEQNASQLALDQIQKSVQEREENIKTVEDLLKAGLIEVANKEEELKAVREENEALKQEVEALKRQTAEKASSELVVEELQSTIQEKDVKLKSVEESLQAAQETSSTREQTIEALEQQLAALQAEMEQLRQKEMPEEQTSSSAQLQELQAQLTAKDQEIQALRVELDGRTKEVMEKVEQLQSHTEVPSPELLTALSEKNKQVSDLQGELAELRDSLELHRKKNNELREKNWSAMEALSATEAMLQGKLSKAVKENQAALESTQAECREVLRRLMPHVPLPNEQNHQEWLHRFEKAVAESSAAQSSSTPVSGDAEGLAEKLKEAEETQRILQKDCETYKKVLAETEGILQRLQSSVEQEESRWRVKLEMSQGELREMSLKVTALEQEIERLNDGAELENLRRDKQHLESELERAERESATYVTEVRELKDLLTELQSKLDGSYTEAVRQNEELNLLKTQLTETLCKLETEESERQRVAGDLYKAQQSLDLIQEELSKETGNTDLIENSSLSSQTEEIDRKEKMTAGLNQTVRELQQLLQAVNRQLTKGQEGKGDKDLPDV, from the exons ATGGCGGTGGATATCTATGACTCTCAGTACCTGCTCATCCTGGCCCCATCGCTGGTCATCGCCCTCATGTTCCTCTTCTTCTGGCTCTTCATGAAGGAGACTTCCTATGATGAGGTGTTGGCCAGGCAGAAACGTGACCTTAAGCTGCCATCATCCAAACCAGACACTCGCAAGAAgaatgaaaagaagaagagcaagaaGAAGGAGAGTGTCAGCGCAGGAGGTGGCGGAGGTGGTGGGGGCGGAGGAGAGTCAGAAGAGGATCTGCGGGACTTTGATGTGGCTGATGctgccagcagctccactccagaggtagaggaggagcCTGCACCTATGATTCTACCAGTTCCTACTCCCCCTGTGGCTATGACAGTGTCAACAGAGgctcctgctggtctgagggaaaggaagaagaaggagaaaaaagctgccaaggctgctgctgctgctgcagctgcaactCCTCCTCCAGAGGAACCAGAGATGAATGGCTCCAAGCCGGCCAGCCGTAAGGCAGAACCGCCTCTTGCTGTGAGCAAACAGCCCAGCCCACCCTCTCCACAGCCTGAGTCCCAGGCCCAAGTGCAGGCTCCTGCTCAGGCCCAGACACCTCCCCAGATCTctggaaagaagaaagaaaagaagaaacaaaaagctGAGGCTG TTGATGACCAGCAGCCAGAGACTAAAGTAGAGCAGGCTCCAGTTCTAGTCAAGAAGGAGGCTCCCTTAATGGCTGAAACCAAAGCTCTGGATGGCACACCCCCGATTAGTACCAGTGGCAAGAAGAAGAATTATGCCAAGAAGCAGAAGACTGAGTCTG TAGATGAGTCCCATGTGCTGGCTGACTCAGCAGCTTCTGCCAACCACCAGGCAGCCCATAACGACGATATGCCCGCCAAGGCAAGTGGCAAGAAACAAAAGAATGAGACTGACAAAG AGAACACTGAGGTgaagctgaaggagctgctgtctggtttggcAAGTCTGGCTCTGTCAGAGGCGGAGGCTGTTAGTGTGATGGCCCTCCTCCGAGAGAAGAGCCCTAATGCTTTGGATGCATGGCACAAG TCTGCAGCAAGGGCTGATCCAGCAGCCCAGGAAAGAGAGCGACTCCTCACAACTCTGCAGGAGGAAGCTTCCATTGCCAAGGACAAAGTCAAGCAGCTCAGCCAG gaGCTTCAGGTTGAGAAGCAAAAGACAAGCCGGGCAGAGGCCATGATGAGAGAGCAGCGTGCAGCCATGGAGAAGGAGCTGGGGAGCATGCAAGCTAAGGCTCAGGGCAGCTACCAGGAGGTCCAGACCATGCAGATAAAG TTCCAGCAGGTGAGGGAGCAGCTGGAAAGCCAGATCACCCGTCTGCAGCAGGAGAACGGCATCCTGAGGGACGCAGTCAGCTCTGCCACCAACCAGATGGAGAGCAA GAATTCAGCAGAGCTGAACAAGCTGCGTTCTGAATATGCCGGCCTGATGAAAGAACTGgcagagaacaacaacaagctgcagcaggaggagcaccAGTGGAAGTCACTGGAGGTCAGCTACAAGCAGAACGTGTCCCAGCTGGAG GCTCAACTGCAGGACGCAAAGCGCCGCTGGGAAGAGCTCCAGAATTACCTCCATAGTGTCAACACTGAGCGAGAGAAACTTCAAGCTGCCAAACAAG aGCTCCAGACCCAGCTGCTGGCAGTGGAGACAGAGATgagcaacaaaaacaaggagATCCAGACCCTCCACAGCAGCCTGACCGATGCCATTGTTTCCAAGGAGCGGGTGGAGCAGAAGgtgatgcagctgctggaggcgTCCCAGCACAGTATGCCTGACGACTCACTGCAAGCCCAGGTCCAG GAACTcttgaatgaaaacaaaggcCTTAAGGTCCAGAACGAGACACTGCAAGTCCAGAATGAGAACCTGCAGGCTCAGATCACTTCACAG GCCACCCATGTCTCCCACTTTGAGGAGTTGCAGAAGCT GCTGGCTGAAaaggagctgcagaggaagagTCTGGAGGACTCTTTAAATGCTGAGAGGAGCAGTGGGGCCAGTAGAGAAACTAACATGCAG GCCATGCACAATGAGAACATGTCGCTGAAGGCAGAGCTTCAGAATCTGCAGGCTCAGATTGCTGAACAG AATGCCTCACAGCTGGCTTTGGACCAGATCCAGAAGAG TGTCCAGGAGCGGGAGGAGAACATCAAAACAGTGGAAGACCTGCTGAAGGCAGGGCTGATCGAGGTGGCCAACAAGGAAGAGGAGCTTAAG GCTGTAAGGGAAGAGAATGAAGCACTAAAACAAGAGGTGGAGGCCTTGAAACGGCAGACAGCAGAAAAG GCATCATCAGAGTTAGTTGTGGAAGAATTACAGAGCAC GATCCAAGAGAAGGACGTGAAGCTAAAATCAGTGGAGGAGAGCCTGCAGGCAGCACAAGAAACTAGTTCTACCAGAGAGCAAACAATTGAG GCTCTGGAGCAGCAGTTGGCTGCCCTGCAGGCAGAGATGGAGCAGCTGAGACAGAAGGAGATGCCTGAGGAGCAGACCAGTTCTAGTGCCCAGCTCCAAGAGCTCCAGGCTCA GCTCACTGCTAAGGACCAAGAGATCCAGGCACTGCGGGTTGAGCTGGACGGGAGGACTAAGGAGGTGATGGAGAaggtggagcagctgcag TCCCATACAGAAGTGCCAAGCCCCGAGCTGCTTACAGC tttGTCAGAGAAGAACAAGCAGGTGTCAGATCTGCAGGGTGAGCTGGCTGAGCTGAGGGACTCTCTGGAGCTTCACAGGAAGAAGAACAAC GAGCTTCGGGAGAAAAACTGGAGTGCTATGGAGGCTCTGTCAGCCACCGAGGCCATGCTTCAGGGGAAACTCAGCAAGGCCGTCAAG GAAAACCAGGCAGCACTGGAGTCGACCCAAGCTGAGTGTCGAGAGGTTCTACGCAGACTTATGCCCCATGTGCCTCTGCCCAATGAGCAG AATCACCAGGAGTGGCTGCACAGGTTTGAAAAGGCAGTGGCCGAAAGTTCAGCTGCACAGTCCAGTTCCACCCCTGTATCAGGGGATGCTGAG GGACTGGCCGAGAAGCTAAAGGAGGCTGAAGAAACCCAAAGGATTCTACAGAAAGACTGTGAGACATACAAGAAGGTTTTGGCAGAGACG GAGGGCATCCTGCAGCGTCTCCAGAGCAGTGTGGAGCAAGAGGAGTCTCGCTGGAGGGTGAAGCTAGAAATGTCACAGGGAGAGCTCAGAGAG ATGAGCCTGAAAGTCACAGCACTGGAGCAGGAGATCGAGAGACTAAATGATGGAGCAGAATTGGAAAAT TTGAGAAGAGATAAACAGCACTTGGAGTCTGAGCTGGAGAGGGCAGAGCGTGAGAGCGCCACCTATGTGACAGAAGTCAGAGAG CTCAAAGATCTGTTGACTGAATTGCAGAGCAAACTTGATGGCTCATATACAGAGGCTGTCAGGCAGAATGAGGAGCTGAATTTG CTGAAAACACAGCTCACTGAGACTCTGTGCAAGTTGGAGACAGAGGAAAGCGAGAGGCAGAGGGTGGCTGGTGACCTCTATAAG GCCCAGCAGTCCCTTGATCTAATCCAGGAGGAGCTCTCCAAAGAGACAGGCAACACAGATCTGATAGAGAACAGCAGTCTGTCATCACAGACA GAAGAGATTGACAGGAaggagaaaatgactgcagGACTGAACCAAACAGTcagggagctgcagcagctgctacAAGCCGTCAACCGGCAACTCACCAAGGGACAGGAGGG GAAGGGAGACAAAGATTTGCCTGATGTATAG
- the ktn1 gene encoding kinectin isoform X2 — translation MAVDIYDSQYLLILAPSLVIALMFLFFWLFMKETSYDEVLARQKRDLKLPSSKPDTRKKNEKKKSKKKESVSAGGGGGGGGGGESEEDLRDFDVADAASSSTPEVEEEPAPMILPVPTPPVAMTVSTEAPAGLRERKKKEKKAAKAAAAAAAATPPPEEPEMNGSKPASRKAEPPLAVSKQPSPPSPQPESQAQVQAPAQAQTPPQISGKKKEKKKQKAEAVDDQQPETKVEQAPVLVKKEAPLMAETKALDGTPPISTSGKKKNYAKKQKTESDESHVLADSAASANHQAAHNDDMPAKASGKKQKNETDKENTEVKLKELLSGLASLALSEAEAVSVMALLREKSPNALDAWHKSAARADPAAQERERLLTTLQEEASIAKDKVKQLSQELQVEKQKTSRAEAMMREQRAAMEKELGSMQAKAQGSYQEVQTMQIKFQQVREQLESQITRLQQENGILRDAVSSATNQMESKNSAELNKLRSEYAGLMKELAENNNKLQQEEHQWKSLEVSYKQNVSQLEAQLQDAKRRWEELQNYLHSVNTEREKLQAAKQELQTQLLAVETEMSNKNKEIQTLHSSLTDAIVSKERVEQKVMQLLEASQHSMPDDSLQAQVQELLNENKGLKVQNETLQVQNENLQAQITSQATHVSHFEELQKLLAEKELQRKSLEDSLNAERSSGASRETNMQAMHNENMSLKAELQNLQAQIAEQNASQLALDQIQKSVQEREENIKTVEDLLKAGLIEVANKEEELKAVREENEALKQEVEALKRQTAEKASSELVVEELQSTIQEKDVKLKSVEESLQAAQETSSTREQTIEALEQQLAALQAEMEQLRQKEMPEEQTSSSAQLQELQAQLTAKDQEIQALRVELDGRTKEVMEKVEQLQQSHTEVPSPELLTALSEKNKQVSDLQGELAELRDSLELHRKKNNELREKNWSAMEALSATEAMLQGKLSKAVKENQAALESTQAECREVLRRLMPHVPLPNEQNHQEWLHRFEKAVAESSAAQSSSTPVSGDAEGLAEKLKEAEETQRILQKDCETYKKVLAETEGILQRLQSSVEQEESRWRVKLEMSQGELREMSLKVTALEQEIERLNDGAELENLRRDKQHLESELERAERESATYVTEVRELKDLLTELQSKLDGSYTEAVRQNEELNLLKTQLTETLCKLETEESERQRVAGDLYKAQQSLDLIQEELSKETGNTDLIENSSLSSQTEEIDRKEKMTAGLNQTVRELQQLLQAVNRQLTKGQEGKGDKDLPDV, via the exons ATGGCGGTGGATATCTATGACTCTCAGTACCTGCTCATCCTGGCCCCATCGCTGGTCATCGCCCTCATGTTCCTCTTCTTCTGGCTCTTCATGAAGGAGACTTCCTATGATGAGGTGTTGGCCAGGCAGAAACGTGACCTTAAGCTGCCATCATCCAAACCAGACACTCGCAAGAAgaatgaaaagaagaagagcaagaaGAAGGAGAGTGTCAGCGCAGGAGGTGGCGGAGGTGGTGGGGGCGGAGGAGAGTCAGAAGAGGATCTGCGGGACTTTGATGTGGCTGATGctgccagcagctccactccagaggtagaggaggagcCTGCACCTATGATTCTACCAGTTCCTACTCCCCCTGTGGCTATGACAGTGTCAACAGAGgctcctgctggtctgagggaaaggaagaagaaggagaaaaaagctgccaaggctgctgctgctgctgcagctgcaactCCTCCTCCAGAGGAACCAGAGATGAATGGCTCCAAGCCGGCCAGCCGTAAGGCAGAACCGCCTCTTGCTGTGAGCAAACAGCCCAGCCCACCCTCTCCACAGCCTGAGTCCCAGGCCCAAGTGCAGGCTCCTGCTCAGGCCCAGACACCTCCCCAGATCTctggaaagaagaaagaaaagaagaaacaaaaagctGAGGCTG TTGATGACCAGCAGCCAGAGACTAAAGTAGAGCAGGCTCCAGTTCTAGTCAAGAAGGAGGCTCCCTTAATGGCTGAAACCAAAGCTCTGGATGGCACACCCCCGATTAGTACCAGTGGCAAGAAGAAGAATTATGCCAAGAAGCAGAAGACTGAGTCTG ATGAGTCCCATGTGCTGGCTGACTCAGCAGCTTCTGCCAACCACCAGGCAGCCCATAACGACGATATGCCCGCCAAGGCAAGTGGCAAGAAACAAAAGAATGAGACTGACAAAG AGAACACTGAGGTgaagctgaaggagctgctgtctggtttggcAAGTCTGGCTCTGTCAGAGGCGGAGGCTGTTAGTGTGATGGCCCTCCTCCGAGAGAAGAGCCCTAATGCTTTGGATGCATGGCACAAG TCTGCAGCAAGGGCTGATCCAGCAGCCCAGGAAAGAGAGCGACTCCTCACAACTCTGCAGGAGGAAGCTTCCATTGCCAAGGACAAAGTCAAGCAGCTCAGCCAG gaGCTTCAGGTTGAGAAGCAAAAGACAAGCCGGGCAGAGGCCATGATGAGAGAGCAGCGTGCAGCCATGGAGAAGGAGCTGGGGAGCATGCAAGCTAAGGCTCAGGGCAGCTACCAGGAGGTCCAGACCATGCAGATAAAG TTCCAGCAGGTGAGGGAGCAGCTGGAAAGCCAGATCACCCGTCTGCAGCAGGAGAACGGCATCCTGAGGGACGCAGTCAGCTCTGCCACCAACCAGATGGAGAGCAA GAATTCAGCAGAGCTGAACAAGCTGCGTTCTGAATATGCCGGCCTGATGAAAGAACTGgcagagaacaacaacaagctgcagcaggaggagcaccAGTGGAAGTCACTGGAGGTCAGCTACAAGCAGAACGTGTCCCAGCTGGAG GCTCAACTGCAGGACGCAAAGCGCCGCTGGGAAGAGCTCCAGAATTACCTCCATAGTGTCAACACTGAGCGAGAGAAACTTCAAGCTGCCAAACAAG aGCTCCAGACCCAGCTGCTGGCAGTGGAGACAGAGATgagcaacaaaaacaaggagATCCAGACCCTCCACAGCAGCCTGACCGATGCCATTGTTTCCAAGGAGCGGGTGGAGCAGAAGgtgatgcagctgctggaggcgTCCCAGCACAGTATGCCTGACGACTCACTGCAAGCCCAGGTCCAG GAACTcttgaatgaaaacaaaggcCTTAAGGTCCAGAACGAGACACTGCAAGTCCAGAATGAGAACCTGCAGGCTCAGATCACTTCACAG GCCACCCATGTCTCCCACTTTGAGGAGTTGCAGAAGCT GCTGGCTGAAaaggagctgcagaggaagagTCTGGAGGACTCTTTAAATGCTGAGAGGAGCAGTGGGGCCAGTAGAGAAACTAACATGCAG GCCATGCACAATGAGAACATGTCGCTGAAGGCAGAGCTTCAGAATCTGCAGGCTCAGATTGCTGAACAG AATGCCTCACAGCTGGCTTTGGACCAGATCCAGAAGAG TGTCCAGGAGCGGGAGGAGAACATCAAAACAGTGGAAGACCTGCTGAAGGCAGGGCTGATCGAGGTGGCCAACAAGGAAGAGGAGCTTAAG GCTGTAAGGGAAGAGAATGAAGCACTAAAACAAGAGGTGGAGGCCTTGAAACGGCAGACAGCAGAAAAG GCATCATCAGAGTTAGTTGTGGAAGAATTACAGAGCAC GATCCAAGAGAAGGACGTGAAGCTAAAATCAGTGGAGGAGAGCCTGCAGGCAGCACAAGAAACTAGTTCTACCAGAGAGCAAACAATTGAG GCTCTGGAGCAGCAGTTGGCTGCCCTGCAGGCAGAGATGGAGCAGCTGAGACAGAAGGAGATGCCTGAGGAGCAGACCAGTTCTAGTGCCCAGCTCCAAGAGCTCCAGGCTCA GCTCACTGCTAAGGACCAAGAGATCCAGGCACTGCGGGTTGAGCTGGACGGGAGGACTAAGGAGGTGATGGAGAaggtggagcagctgcag CAGTCCCATACAGAAGTGCCAAGCCCCGAGCTGCTTACAGC tttGTCAGAGAAGAACAAGCAGGTGTCAGATCTGCAGGGTGAGCTGGCTGAGCTGAGGGACTCTCTGGAGCTTCACAGGAAGAAGAACAAC GAGCTTCGGGAGAAAAACTGGAGTGCTATGGAGGCTCTGTCAGCCACCGAGGCCATGCTTCAGGGGAAACTCAGCAAGGCCGTCAAG GAAAACCAGGCAGCACTGGAGTCGACCCAAGCTGAGTGTCGAGAGGTTCTACGCAGACTTATGCCCCATGTGCCTCTGCCCAATGAGCAG AATCACCAGGAGTGGCTGCACAGGTTTGAAAAGGCAGTGGCCGAAAGTTCAGCTGCACAGTCCAGTTCCACCCCTGTATCAGGGGATGCTGAG GGACTGGCCGAGAAGCTAAAGGAGGCTGAAGAAACCCAAAGGATTCTACAGAAAGACTGTGAGACATACAAGAAGGTTTTGGCAGAGACG GAGGGCATCCTGCAGCGTCTCCAGAGCAGTGTGGAGCAAGAGGAGTCTCGCTGGAGGGTGAAGCTAGAAATGTCACAGGGAGAGCTCAGAGAG ATGAGCCTGAAAGTCACAGCACTGGAGCAGGAGATCGAGAGACTAAATGATGGAGCAGAATTGGAAAAT TTGAGAAGAGATAAACAGCACTTGGAGTCTGAGCTGGAGAGGGCAGAGCGTGAGAGCGCCACCTATGTGACAGAAGTCAGAGAG CTCAAAGATCTGTTGACTGAATTGCAGAGCAAACTTGATGGCTCATATACAGAGGCTGTCAGGCAGAATGAGGAGCTGAATTTG CTGAAAACACAGCTCACTGAGACTCTGTGCAAGTTGGAGACAGAGGAAAGCGAGAGGCAGAGGGTGGCTGGTGACCTCTATAAG GCCCAGCAGTCCCTTGATCTAATCCAGGAGGAGCTCTCCAAAGAGACAGGCAACACAGATCTGATAGAGAACAGCAGTCTGTCATCACAGACA GAAGAGATTGACAGGAaggagaaaatgactgcagGACTGAACCAAACAGTcagggagctgcagcagctgctacAAGCCGTCAACCGGCAACTCACCAAGGGACAGGAGGG GAAGGGAGACAAAGATTTGCCTGATGTATAG